In Dendrosporobacter quercicolus, one genomic interval encodes:
- the sdhA gene encoding succinate dehydrogenase flavoprotein subunit — MATMKICEAGGQVDIFSLCPVKRSHSVCAQGGMNACMNTKGQNDTIYEHFDDTVYGGDFLGDQTAIKGMIDTAPKLVEMFDRMGVTFTRTAEGAIDLRNFGGQKNKRTVFSGATTGQQLLYALDEQVRMWETKGAVKKYEFWEFLKIIKNNIGECRGIVAQNMNSMEIEAFAGDAVIIATGGLGLIFGKSTNSTICTGAAASVVYQQGAFLGNSEFIQIHPTAIPGDDKNRLMSESARGEGGRVWTYKDGQPWYFLEEKYPAYGNLVPRDIAAREIFDVCVRQKLGVNGENQVYLDLSHIDSDYLDRKLGGILEIYEEFVGDDPRKVPMRIFPGVHYSMGGIWVDRTHRTNIPGLLASGECDHQYHGANRLGANSLLSAAYSGTVSGPSAMKWAATEQKGPALTEADLAAAKKAEVERFEKLLAMSGSENAFQLHKELGDVMLENVTIVRENARLAETDVKLQEILKRWDDIGVNDKGRWANQEVMFTRQLRDMIIYARVITLAALNRNESRGAHYKPEFPTRNDEEWLKTTKALFNPETNGPVFEYEPVDISHIKPRPRRYDVVKEAK, encoded by the coding sequence ATGGCTACTATGAAGATCTGTGAGGCTGGTGGCCAAGTAGATATCTTTTCTCTTTGTCCTGTAAAGCGCTCCCACTCGGTTTGCGCGCAGGGCGGCATGAATGCCTGCATGAATACAAAAGGTCAGAATGACACGATTTATGAACATTTTGATGATACTGTGTATGGCGGCGACTTTTTGGGCGATCAGACGGCAATTAAGGGTATGATTGATACTGCGCCCAAGCTTGTTGAAATGTTTGACCGGATGGGTGTAACCTTTACCCGTACTGCTGAAGGGGCAATCGATTTGCGTAACTTTGGCGGGCAGAAAAATAAGCGGACGGTTTTCTCCGGTGCGACTACCGGCCAGCAATTGCTGTATGCGCTTGACGAACAAGTGCGGATGTGGGAAACCAAAGGCGCAGTCAAGAAATACGAGTTTTGGGAGTTTCTCAAAATTATTAAAAACAACATTGGCGAATGCCGCGGTATTGTAGCGCAAAACATGAATTCTATGGAAATCGAAGCTTTTGCCGGTGATGCGGTAATTATCGCTACCGGCGGCCTTGGTTTGATCTTTGGCAAAAGCACCAACTCAACCATCTGTACCGGGGCTGCAGCTTCAGTTGTTTATCAGCAGGGCGCCTTCCTTGGCAACAGTGAATTCATTCAGATCCACCCAACAGCCATTCCCGGCGACGATAAAAACCGCTTAATGTCAGAGTCGGCCCGCGGTGAAGGTGGACGAGTCTGGACGTATAAAGACGGTCAGCCCTGGTACTTCCTGGAGGAAAAATATCCTGCCTATGGCAACCTGGTGCCGCGCGATATTGCTGCCCGTGAAATTTTTGACGTATGTGTAAGGCAGAAATTGGGCGTAAATGGCGAAAACCAAGTGTATCTTGATTTGTCGCATATTGACAGTGATTATTTGGACCGAAAACTGGGCGGTATTCTGGAAATTTACGAAGAGTTTGTCGGTGATGATCCCCGTAAAGTGCCAATGAGAATTTTCCCCGGCGTTCATTATTCCATGGGCGGCATCTGGGTTGACCGCACGCACAGAACGAATATTCCGGGATTGCTTGCTTCCGGTGAGTGCGATCATCAATATCATGGCGCTAACCGCCTGGGCGCGAATTCTTTATTATCGGCTGCTTATTCAGGTACAGTATCAGGTCCCAGCGCGATGAAATGGGCTGCAACCGAGCAAAAAGGCCCGGCTTTAACTGAGGCTGACCTGGCTGCCGCTAAAAAAGCTGAGGTTGAGCGTTTTGAAAAGCTGCTGGCAATGAGCGGATCGGAAAATGCCTTTCAGCTGCATAAAGAACTGGGCGATGTAATGCTGGAAAACGTTACAATTGTTCGCGAAAACGCCAGACTTGCCGAAACTGACGTGAAATTGCAGGAAATACTGAAACGCTGGGACGATATCGGCGTTAATGATAAAGGGCGCTGGGCCAATCAGGAAGTAATGTTTACCAGGCAATTACGGGATATGATCATTTATGCCCGGGTTATTACACTTGCCGCTCTGAATCGTAATGAAAGCCGCGGCGCTCATTATAAGCCTGAGTTCCCGACCCGTAATGACGAAGAATGGCTGAAAACAACCAAAGCTTTATTCAATCCCGAGACAAATGGTCCGGTATTTGAATACGAGCCAGTTGATATCTCTCACATCAAACC
- a CDS encoding succinate dehydrogenase, whose protein sequence is MSNTDFYLRRLHSISGIAPIGVFLLEHIFTISTVIAGPGVFDAAVAKLAAIPHALLLTLEICFIAIPLLFHGIYGAYIAMQAKNNVSDYGYLRNRQFWLQRMSAWYTFVYLIWHVGYLRIVVKGGGTPISYAFLHDYLSNPIVFVLYAIGLVAAIYHFTNGLFTFCITWGIAVGPRAQGIVNKAAWGLFVVLSGVGLFALTHYIA, encoded by the coding sequence ATGAGCAACACTGATTTTTATCTTCGCCGTCTTCATTCGATATCCGGTATTGCGCCAATCGGGGTTTTCCTGCTGGAGCACATTTTTACCATATCCACAGTAATCGCAGGCCCGGGGGTATTTGACGCAGCAGTAGCCAAGCTGGCGGCAATTCCTCACGCCCTGCTGCTTACTCTGGAGATTTGTTTTATCGCCATACCACTTCTGTTTCATGGTATTTATGGCGCTTATATTGCAATGCAGGCCAAGAATAATGTCAGCGACTATGGTTATTTGCGTAACCGTCAGTTCTGGCTGCAAAGAATGTCGGCCTGGTATACTTTTGTCTATTTGATTTGGCATGTGGGTTATCTTCGTATCGTGGTGAAAGGCGGAGGCACTCCGATCAGCTATGCCTTTTTGCATGATTATTTAAGCAATCCAATTGTCTTTGTTCTTTATGCTATCGGCTTGGTAGCCGCTATTTATCATTTCACCAACGGTCTTTTCACATTCTGTATTACTTGGGGCATTGCGGTTGGACCACGCGCTCAGGGCATAGTAAACAAAGCGGCCTGGGGACTGTTTGTAGTTCTGTCTGGTGTTGGTCTGTTCGCTCTTACACACTACATCGCATAA
- a CDS encoding Fe-S-containing hydro-lyase, protein MSEKIRITTPLTEAQARKLKAGDSVLISGTIFSARDAAHKTMVEALERGEKLPVDWQNQIVYYLGPTPAKPGNPIGSAGPTTSGRMDAYTPKMLEQGIKGMIGKGSRKPEVIEAMKKHGTVYMAAVGGAAALISKCIKKYEVLAYPELGPEAVAALEVEDFPAIVVIDTEGNSYYEEGQKPYRRL, encoded by the coding sequence ATGTCAGAAAAAATTCGTATTACTACTCCGTTGACCGAGGCGCAGGCCCGCAAGCTGAAAGCCGGCGACAGCGTACTGATCAGCGGTACTATTTTCAGCGCTCGTGATGCAGCGCACAAAACCATGGTGGAAGCACTGGAACGCGGTGAAAAACTGCCGGTTGACTGGCAAAACCAGATTGTTTATTATCTTGGGCCAACACCTGCAAAACCAGGCAATCCGATCGGCTCAGCCGGCCCTACCACTTCCGGCCGCATGGATGCTTATACGCCGAAGATGCTGGAACAAGGCATTAAAGGCATGATTGGCAAGGGTTCCCGCAAGCCCGAAGTTATTGAAGCGATGAAAAAGCATGGCACGGTATATATGGCCGCTGTCGGCGGGGCGGCAGCCTTGATTTCCAAATGTATTAAGAAATATGAAGTACTGGCATATCCGGAACTTGGACCGGAAGCTGTAGCTGCACTTGAGGTTGAGGATTTCCCGGCGATTGTGGTTATTGATACTGAAGGCAACAGTTATTACGAAGAGGGGCAAAAGCCTTATCGTCGCTTGTAA
- a CDS encoding fumarate hydratase, producing MRTIEVGQITQAIAKMCMEACYYLPEDVYNALVEGQKNEESPLGKDVIGQIIKNADIARNEDRPICQDTGMTVIFMEIGQDVHFVGGDLMDAVNAGVAKGYTEGYLRKSVVAEPLFDRKNTTNNTPAVLHSCIVPGDKVKIKLAPKGFGSENKSELKMLVPADGVAGVKKVVLDTILHAGENPCPPIVVGVGIGGTMEKAAILSKKALLRSITVRNEHPEYAKLEQELLELINKTGIGPQLGGTTTALAVNVEWYPTHIAGLPVSVNISCHATRHAEAEL from the coding sequence ATGCGTACAATTGAGGTCGGGCAAATTACTCAGGCCATAGCAAAAATGTGTATGGAAGCTTGCTATTATTTGCCTGAGGATGTTTACAACGCTCTGGTGGAAGGCCAGAAGAACGAAGAATCGCCACTGGGAAAAGATGTGATTGGTCAAATAATTAAAAATGCTGATATTGCTAGGAATGAAGACAGACCGATCTGCCAAGACACTGGTATGACGGTTATTTTCATGGAAATAGGACAAGATGTGCATTTTGTCGGCGGCGATCTGATGGACGCGGTTAATGCCGGTGTCGCCAAAGGGTATACCGAAGGCTATCTGCGAAAGTCGGTAGTAGCTGAGCCGCTGTTTGACCGTAAAAACACGACGAATAATACTCCGGCGGTATTGCATTCCTGTATTGTGCCTGGCGACAAAGTGAAAATTAAATTGGCGCCTAAAGGCTTTGGCAGTGAAAACAAAAGTGAATTAAAAATGCTGGTTCCAGCTGATGGCGTTGCCGGGGTAAAGAAGGTTGTACTTGATACCATTCTTCACGCTGGTGAAAATCCATGTCCGCCGATTGTTGTTGGCGTGGGTATTGGCGGTACGATGGAGAAGGCGGCGATTTTATCGAAAAAAGCCCTGCTGCGCTCAATTACTGTCCGTAATGAACACCCCGAGTATGCGAAGCTGGAACAAGAGTTACTGGAATTAATCAATAAAACCGGCATCGGGCCGCAACTGGGCGGGACGACAACCGCTCTGGCCGTTAACGTTGAATGGTATCCAACCCATATTGCCGGTTTGCCTGTTTCCGTAAATATTAGCTGTCATGCCACACGGCATGCTGAAGCAGAGTTATAA
- the citC gene encoding [citrate (pro-3S)-lyase] ligase, producing MQWGSVEERVIDLRNERQVAVVRAFLAKFDLTFSTRLDYTIGFFQAGEMIATGSLAGEVLRNIAVDESRQGEGLTAAVVSNLISEAGRRGIFHYFIFTKPAKAHLFSALGFTEVGRAEPFAVLLESGLGSIDGYCREMKTQIAALPEGSRAGLVMNCNPFTLGHQAVVAKAAAENAGVIVMAVSEDQSVFPFDVRFRLMKEGLAGFNHVAVIPGGKYMVSAATFPGYFMKEDETLPAQTQLDARIFGARIAPALGITSRYVGNEPYCQTTNAYNSALTEILPEYGIAVKIMDRLAIGGLAVSASRIRQLIAENNWVEIQRLVPATTYQYLKSPEAAPIIDKVIHNNRRN from the coding sequence ATGCAATGGGGCAGTGTGGAAGAACGGGTCATTGATCTTCGGAATGAGCGGCAGGTTGCGGTTGTCAGGGCGTTTTTAGCAAAGTTTGATTTGACTTTTTCCACCCGCCTGGATTACACGATCGGTTTTTTTCAGGCTGGGGAAATGATTGCAACAGGGTCACTGGCCGGAGAAGTGTTAAGAAATATTGCTGTTGATGAGTCCCGGCAAGGCGAAGGGTTGACTGCGGCTGTTGTGAGCAATCTCATAAGTGAAGCCGGCCGGCGCGGTATTTTTCATTATTTTATTTTTACGAAACCAGCCAAGGCGCACTTATTCAGCGCCCTGGGTTTCACTGAAGTCGGCCGCGCCGAGCCATTTGCCGTTTTGCTGGAATCCGGCCTGGGCTCAATTGATGGGTATTGCCGGGAAATGAAAACACAGATCGCCGCTTTGCCGGAAGGCAGCCGGGCCGGTCTGGTGATGAACTGCAATCCGTTTACTCTGGGGCATCAGGCCGTGGTCGCCAAAGCCGCCGCCGAAAATGCCGGTGTAATCGTTATGGCGGTAAGCGAAGACCAGTCAGTCTTTCCGTTCGATGTCCGTTTTCGTCTGATGAAGGAAGGGCTGGCCGGGTTCAATCATGTCGCGGTTATTCCCGGCGGTAAATATATGGTGTCGGCGGCGACTTTTCCGGGCTATTTCATGAAAGAGGATGAAACCCTGCCGGCGCAGACGCAGCTTGATGCCAGGATATTTGGCGCCAGGATTGCCCCGGCTCTTGGCATTACCAGCCGTTATGTGGGCAATGAACCGTACTGCCAGACAACCAATGCCTATAATAGCGCTCTGACGGAAATATTGCCGGAGTACGGCATTGCGGTTAAAATCATGGACAGGCTGGCGATTGGCGGTCTGGCTGTCAGTGCATCGCGGATCCGTCAGCTGATTGCTGAAAACAACTGGGTTGAAATTCAACGGCTGGTTCCGGCGACAACTTATCAATATTTAAAGTCGCCGGAAGCTGCGCCAATCATTGACAAGGTTATACATAATAATCGGCGGAATTGA
- the citF gene encoding citrate lyase subunit alpha, whose protein sequence is MINAVGREIPERIRGYAEAIPFAGAFATNPSMRRQAPAVKKIRPGESKLLGSLEEAFAKIPVTNGMTLSFHHHFRNGDKLVNMVLDIAARLGLRDLKIALSSVFPVHAPMIGHMKTGVVTALDTNYMSGPVAQAVSRGILENAVVLRTHGGRARAIECGQLTIDVAFIAAPAADDYGNLNGVQGPAACGSLGYAFPDAEFAAHVVAVTDYLADYPLSPAAIEQTKVDYVVKVDQVGDPAGIVSGTTKITKDPVGLKIAAGAAQVINAAGLIQNGFSFQTGAGGASLATAHFVRRIMEEQNISGSFVLGGITGYMVEMLECGLFKKLLDVQGFDLAAVRSIAANPNHREISAGFYASPFNNGCAVNKLDAVILGATEIDIDFNVNVATGSDGVIMGGSGGHADAAAGAKVAIVAANLLRGRLPIIVDKVHTVTTPGETIDVLVTERGIAVNPARTDLQEKLASAGLPVKDIHELKLLAEAIAGVPDQLITGDKVIAVVEYRDGTVIDVIRQVEA, encoded by the coding sequence GTGATTAATGCTGTGGGACGGGAAATTCCCGAAAGGATTAGAGGTTATGCCGAGGCAATTCCCTTTGCCGGTGCTTTTGCAACAAATCCGTCGATGCGGCGTCAGGCGCCGGCGGTAAAGAAAATCCGGCCGGGCGAAAGCAAGCTGCTCGGCAGCCTGGAAGAAGCCTTTGCCAAAATTCCGGTTACCAATGGTATGACGCTGTCTTTTCACCATCATTTCCGTAATGGCGACAAATTGGTCAATATGGTATTGGATATAGCGGCGAGGCTTGGTCTGCGGGATCTCAAAATAGCGTTGAGTTCGGTTTTTCCGGTGCATGCGCCAATGATCGGGCATATGAAAACGGGCGTGGTAACCGCGCTGGATACCAACTATATGTCCGGTCCGGTAGCGCAGGCCGTTTCCCGGGGAATTCTTGAGAACGCCGTGGTGCTCAGAACGCATGGCGGACGGGCCAGAGCCATTGAATGCGGACAGTTAACCATTGATGTTGCCTTTATTGCCGCTCCGGCGGCCGATGATTACGGTAATCTTAACGGCGTACAGGGCCCTGCCGCTTGCGGGTCGCTGGGTTATGCTTTTCCGGATGCCGAATTTGCCGCGCATGTGGTTGCGGTAACCGATTATTTGGCGGACTACCCGTTAAGTCCGGCGGCAATAGAACAAACCAAGGTCGACTATGTGGTAAAAGTGGATCAGGTTGGGGATCCGGCCGGCATTGTATCCGGTACGACCAAAATCACCAAAGATCCGGTTGGCTTGAAAATTGCCGCCGGAGCCGCGCAAGTGATTAACGCCGCCGGTTTAATTCAAAACGGATTTTCATTTCAGACCGGTGCGGGGGGAGCTTCCCTGGCTACTGCTCATTTTGTCCGCCGTATAATGGAGGAGCAAAACATCAGCGGCAGTTTTGTCCTGGGCGGAATTACCGGCTATATGGTAGAAATGCTGGAATGCGGCTTATTTAAAAAGCTGCTGGACGTCCAGGGGTTTGATCTTGCGGCGGTCCGTTCCATAGCCGCCAATCCCAATCATCGGGAGATCAGCGCCGGTTTTTATGCCAGTCCGTTTAATAATGGCTGCGCTGTCAATAAACTGGATGCAGTAATTTTAGGAGCAACCGAAATTGATATTGATTTTAATGTTAATGTTGCTACCGGCTCGGACGGCGTCATTATGGGCGGTTCAGGCGGGCATGCCGATGCCGCCGCCGGTGCAAAAGTAGCCATTGTTGCGGCCAATTTACTGCGGGGACGGTTGCCGATTATTGTGGATAAGGTGCATACGGTGACCACGCCTGGAGAAACTATTGATGTATTGGTAACCGAACGCGGTATTGCCGTAAACCCGGCGAGAACCGACTTGCAGGAAAAACTGGCGAGCGCCGGATTGCCGGTAAAGGATATTCATGAATTAAAATTGCTGGCTGAAGCAATTGCCGGTGTTCCGGATCAACTGATTACCGGCGATAAAGTCATTGCGGTAGTCGAATACCGGGACGGGACAGTCATTGATGTTATACGTCAGGTGGAGGCGTAA
- a CDS encoding HpcH/HpaI aldolase/citrate lyase family protein, whose amino-acid sequence MELRRSMLFIPGNSPAMLQNGDVFGADSVILDLEDAVAPQEKDAARLLVAQALTYVDYGAAETVVRMNPLDTFGGEDIKVIVPRRPDALMAPKVETAQDIQKIAAMVAAAEQPGQKPVRIIALLETPQGIYEAYAIAKAHPRVAALALGAEDYSAALGVQRTKEGSEIFTARSLLVNAAAAAGIQAIDTPFTDANDEEGLRQDTAAAKQFGFKGKLAINPRQVEVIHRVYHPAKADIEWAEQVVAALAKAEAEGSGVASLNGKMVDAPIVSRARQILFLARLLKVRKELAE is encoded by the coding sequence ATGGAACTGCGCAGAAGTATGCTGTTTATTCCGGGCAACAGCCCGGCTATGCTGCAAAACGGCGATGTATTCGGGGCAGATTCGGTCATTTTGGATCTGGAAGATGCCGTTGCCCCGCAGGAAAAAGATGCGGCCCGTCTGCTGGTAGCCCAGGCTTTAACCTATGTAGACTATGGAGCGGCCGAAACGGTTGTCAGGATGAATCCGCTGGACACTTTCGGCGGTGAGGATATTAAAGTTATTGTTCCCCGCCGGCCTGACGCCTTGATGGCGCCAAAAGTTGAAACCGCACAGGACATACAAAAAATTGCAGCTATGGTTGCGGCGGCTGAGCAACCGGGTCAGAAGCCGGTGCGCATCATTGCCCTGCTGGAAACGCCGCAGGGGATTTATGAGGCTTATGCGATTGCCAAGGCTCATCCCCGCGTGGCGGCTCTGGCGCTGGGGGCGGAGGATTACAGCGCCGCTTTGGGCGTCCAAAGAACCAAAGAGGGCAGTGAAATATTTACGGCTCGCTCGCTGCTGGTAAACGCCGCCGCCGCCGCCGGAATTCAGGCGATTGATACGCCGTTTACCGACGCCAATGATGAAGAAGGCTTGCGTCAGGACACGGCGGCAGCCAAGCAATTTGGCTTTAAAGGCAAGCTGGCCATCAATCCCCGGCAGGTTGAGGTTATCCATCGCGTTTATCACCCGGCCAAAGCCGACATTGAATGGGCGGAGCAGGTTGTGGCGGCTTTAGCCAAAGCGGAGGCTGAAGGTTCAGGGGTGGCCTCGCTGAACGGAAAAATGGTGGATGCGCCAATTGTCAGCCGGGCCCGGCAGATTCTGTTTTTGGCCCGGCTGCTGAAAGTGCGAAAGGAGCTGGCGGAGTGA
- the citD gene encoding citrate lyase acyl carrier protein, with protein sequence MMSGLKTARAGTLESGDIMITVAPGASGSGIVIALDSIVLAQYGRAIRNTIKEVVSRQEITDIYIKAVDRGALDCTIAARLLAALSRAGVILKGELL encoded by the coding sequence TTGATGAGTGGGTTGAAGACTGCCCGGGCGGGGACGCTGGAATCGGGCGATATCATGATCACCGTTGCGCCCGGTGCAAGCGGCAGCGGCATTGTTATTGCGCTGGACAGTATTGTATTGGCGCAGTATGGACGGGCGATACGCAATACAATCAAGGAGGTTGTTTCCCGCCAGGAAATAACCGATATTTATATCAAAGCGGTGGACCGGGGCGCGCTGGATTGCACAATTGCCGCCAGGCTGCTGGCGGCTCTTAGCCGCGCCGGAGTAATTCTGAAAGGAGAATTGCTCTGA
- a CDS encoding alanine-tRNA synthetase second additional domain-containing protein, whose protein sequence is MKSMMLEQLMYASYFAPRGRNRMYVLGQQISERYLSPLDRLIGVIGDAGAGKSSLIKGMFPGLELTNDDDGVNVRPLPLLKNIDKGFFSSHTYHVDVRFESAFTQIYVLADAVKRAIGQNKRVIVEHFDLLYPALGENADVLIGVGGDVIVVRPTVFGPLPQEIIDVVTKTLRYRKMAHTAEDLTSRILLHEYGAVLPFGHRDVHNGFVLEYPLAIEADLRQVEKKVLDFINEELAVCYVDEGHIRFGDVVWGCSGPRTHVGNTGDIENFRIIPEYKYDPKTNSYLIIGVVGPQADNLDGFAGLSYAATI, encoded by the coding sequence ATGAAATCAATGATGCTTGAGCAGTTAATGTATGCCAGTTATTTTGCTCCACGCGGCCGCAACCGGATGTATGTGCTGGGGCAGCAAATCAGTGAACGCTATTTGTCGCCCCTGGACCGGTTGATTGGGGTAATTGGCGATGCGGGGGCCGGAAAATCCTCGCTGATCAAAGGCATGTTTCCCGGTCTGGAACTAACGAATGATGACGACGGCGTCAATGTACGGCCGCTGCCGTTGCTAAAGAATATTGATAAAGGTTTTTTCAGCAGCCATACTTATCATGTGGATGTGCGATTTGAGTCGGCGTTTACCCAGATCTATGTTCTGGCCGATGCCGTCAAGCGGGCGATTGGTCAGAATAAACGGGTCATTGTCGAACATTTTGATTTGTTATATCCGGCGTTGGGTGAAAATGCCGATGTTCTCATTGGCGTTGGCGGCGATGTTATTGTGGTGCGGCCAACCGTATTCGGGCCGCTGCCGCAGGAAATTATTGATGTGGTAACCAAGACGCTGCGGTACCGTAAGATGGCGCATACTGCCGAAGACCTGACCTCCCGGATTTTATTGCACGAGTATGGCGCTGTTTTGCCGTTTGGCCACCGTGATGTACATAATGGATTTGTTTTGGAGTATCCGCTGGCGATTGAAGCCGACCTGCGTCAGGTTGAAAAAAAAGTACTTGATTTCATCAATGAGGAACTGGCTGTGTGTTATGTGGATGAAGGTCATATCCGCTTTGGCGACGTCGTTTGGGGCTGCTCGGGGCCGCGAACGCATGTCGGCAACACCGGGGATATTGAGAATTTCCGGATTATTCCGGAATATAAATATGATCCTAAAACCAACAGTTATTTGATTATCGGGGTGGTCGGGCCGCAAGCCGACAATCTGGATGGATTCGCCGGGCTGAGTTACGCGGCGACCATTTAA
- a CDS encoding methylaspartate ammonia-lyase: MMKIVDVVCSRGLTGFYFDDQRAIKANAVHDGFTYQGLPVTPGFTNVRQAGEAVSVMLVLEDGQVAYGDCAAVQYSGAGGRDPLFLADDFIPLIETDIKAKLVGRELSSFRELAEDIDSMTDGKTGRLIHTALRYGVTQAILDAVAKAKKKMMCEVLAEEYGVTVSDREIPVFTQSGDDRYNNADKMIIKQARVLPHALINNVGEKLGGNGEKLLEYITWLKNRIFALRTQDSYLPTLHIDVYGTFGIAFENDIDRMVPYFRKLEQAAAPLKLRIEGPVDVEERDQQIAVLSQITSRLHDEKINVEIVADEWCNTLEDIKLFADHRAGDMLQIKTPDLGGINNIIEAVLYCKAKGVGAYQGGTCNETDRSAQVCVHVAMAAKPDQILAKPGMGVDEGLMIVYNEMNRILALRKARKV; encoded by the coding sequence ATGATGAAAATTGTTGATGTTGTTTGTTCACGGGGTTTAACCGGGTTTTATTTTGACGATCAACGGGCCATTAAGGCCAATGCGGTTCACGATGGCTTTACCTATCAGGGACTTCCTGTGACGCCGGGGTTTACCAATGTCCGCCAAGCCGGTGAAGCAGTTTCGGTAATGCTGGTGCTGGAGGATGGGCAGGTGGCTTACGGGGATTGCGCTGCGGTGCAATACAGCGGCGCGGGCGGACGAGACCCGCTGTTTCTGGCGGATGATTTTATACCGCTGATTGAGACGGATATCAAAGCAAAGCTGGTTGGACGGGAACTCAGCTCCTTTCGGGAACTGGCTGAGGATATTGACAGCATGACTGACGGTAAAACCGGTCGGCTCATTCATACTGCGTTGCGTTATGGCGTAACGCAGGCTATTCTGGATGCTGTGGCCAAGGCTAAGAAAAAAATGATGTGCGAAGTGCTGGCCGAAGAATACGGCGTTACGGTCAGCGACCGTGAAATTCCTGTATTTACCCAGAGCGGCGATGACCGTTATAACAATGCGGATAAAATGATTATCAAACAAGCCCGGGTGCTGCCGCATGCGCTAATAAATAATGTCGGGGAAAAACTTGGCGGCAATGGCGAGAAGCTTCTGGAATATATTACCTGGCTAAAAAACCGCATTTTCGCTCTCAGGACACAAGACAGTTATTTGCCGACCCTGCATATTGATGTATACGGAACGTTCGGCATTGCCTTTGAGAATGATATTGACCGGATGGTGCCGTATTTCCGGAAACTGGAGCAGGCGGCTGCGCCGCTTAAATTGCGCATTGAAGGACCGGTCGACGTTGAGGAGCGCGATCAGCAGATTGCTGTCTTGAGCCAAATTACGTCCAGACTGCATGACGAGAAGATTAACGTGGAAATTGTGGCTGACGAATGGTGCAACACCCTTGAAGATATCAAACTGTTCGCCGATCACCGCGCCGGCGATATGCTGCAAATCAAGACCCCGGATCTGGGCGGCATCAACAATATTATTGAGGCGGTACTATACTGCAAGGCCAAAGGCGTTGGCGCTTATCAGGGCGGCACTTGCAATGAAACCGACCGGTCGGCCCAGGTTTGCGTGCATGTCGCGATGGCGGCGAAGCCGGATCAAATACTGGCTAAACCCGGGATGGGCGTTGATGAAGGCTTAATGATCGTTTATAATGAAATGAACCGCATTCTTGCTTTGCGCAAGGCGCGCAAGGTGTAA